The proteins below come from a single Tolypothrix sp. PCC 7712 genomic window:
- a CDS encoding ATP-binding protein: MINDVKPSELNQRSYSLPPRLGLAVKLSVAGALVCGIAAHIGDGIAKKEICFYPKSARIHDAPIEAGDGNPDKLLLGKKYCRYEQRSQIPEPIIKANQYRTTNPNYNPWAFLEHDGLYVFRELSADNPFKIHLGIAAMILGGIGLWATSKAQDYLADIRPHYRATKQFEGVKASYAVRLGEQLLDLSGKELLKYLRGIKIAEARQQFLASITPQQVTALLMAMSADDYYEFGHLLDSGQSFEKFEPQQQPAPQLPHGTPGTVEEQMQQPVIAPDNNTAWVQNLIKQTALIWGNQGGGKSWLARYVAKQKKETGYRVVVLDPDSNRAEWRGVESYHSWSDIEQQIRDYVEELEARLKTFNNSFLSEEQWRQKLWSEGKALSLICEEATTYGDFIKDEELLSKFGKLALTKSRKQEMPLTVVAHNNTQTCLFGIKGLHNLVSKMLMVECLAEVDPITLQPSSTGKAKVKLDSSNEWLDVNLPTMTAKISDFSDIVPAKSNPNPPLDKATLERIYELEINLGNNAEISPTPSLTPIAQSLLQYLQRTGRTSAVIQEIQPNFKVKGQRFSSEELKRLFNELVEASLAIWLDANTIEIAP, from the coding sequence ATGATAAATGATGTTAAACCATCGGAATTAAATCAACGCTCTTACAGCCTACCACCGCGTTTAGGTTTGGCAGTAAAACTATCTGTGGCAGGTGCGTTAGTTTGTGGCATAGCAGCCCATATTGGCGACGGCATAGCCAAGAAAGAAATTTGTTTCTACCCTAAGTCAGCCAGAATCCACGATGCGCCAATCGAAGCGGGTGATGGCAACCCAGATAAATTACTTTTAGGTAAAAAGTATTGCCGATATGAACAGCGATCGCAAATTCCAGAACCCATAATCAAGGCTAACCAGTACCGTACCACCAACCCAAACTATAACCCTTGGGCATTCCTTGAGCATGATGGCTTATATGTGTTCCGCGAACTGTCAGCCGATAACCCGTTTAAAATTCATCTGGGGATAGCGGCGATGATATTGGGGGGCATAGGGTTGTGGGCTACAAGTAAGGCACAAGATTATCTAGCAGACATCCGCCCCCATTACCGAGCCACCAAGCAATTTGAAGGTGTGAAAGCATCTTACGCTGTAAGACTAGGTGAACAATTGTTAGACCTATCGGGTAAGGAACTGCTCAAATATTTGAGAGGTATTAAAATCGCTGAGGCTAGACAGCAGTTCTTAGCCAGTATCACCCCACAACAAGTTACAGCTTTGCTGATGGCGATGAGTGCTGATGACTATTACGAATTTGGACACCTGCTCGACTCTGGGCAAAGCTTTGAAAAGTTTGAGCCTCAACAGCAGCCAGCCCCACAGCTACCACACGGTACACCAGGAACTGTGGAAGAGCAAATGCAGCAACCAGTAATCGCACCCGACAATAACACCGCATGGGTGCAAAACCTCATCAAACAAACAGCCCTGATTTGGGGCAACCAAGGTGGTGGTAAATCGTGGCTGGCTCGTTATGTCGCCAAACAAAAAAAAGAAACAGGCTACCGAGTGGTTGTGCTTGACCCTGACAGCAACCGTGCAGAATGGCGAGGGGTTGAAAGTTACCATTCTTGGTCGGACATCGAGCAGCAGATCCGCGATTACGTTGAGGAATTAGAAGCACGGCTAAAAACCTTCAACAATTCATTTTTAAGTGAGGAGCAATGGCGACAAAAATTGTGGTCTGAGGGTAAAGCTTTATCCCTAATCTGTGAAGAAGCTACCACCTACGGCGACTTTATTAAAGATGAGGAATTGCTGTCAAAATTCGGGAAGCTGGCACTGACTAAAAGCCGTAAACAAGAGATGCCTTTAACTGTGGTTGCTCATAACAATACCCAGACGTGTTTATTTGGTATTAAGGGCTTGCACAATCTCGTTTCTAAAATGCTAATGGTTGAATGTTTGGCAGAAGTAGATCCAATTACACTACAGCCATCTTCAACAGGTAAAGCCAAAGTAAAACTTGATAGTTCTAACGAATGGCTTGATGTTAATCTGCCGACTATGACAGCTAAAATATCTGATTTTAGTGACATTGTGCCAGCAAAATCTAATCCAAATCCACCCCTTGATAAAGCTACTTTAGAGCGCATTTATGAACTGGAAATCAATCTTGGTAACAACGCAGAAATAAGCCCTACCCCATCACTAACGCCCATTGCCCAATCGTTGCTGCAATACCTCCAGCGCACCGGAAGAACATCGGCAGTCATACAGGAGATACAGCCTAACTTTAAAGTAAAAGGTCAACGGTTCAGTTCAGAGGAGCTAAAGCGACTGTTTAATGAGTTGGTAGAGGCGAGTCTGGCCATCTGGCTAGATGCAAATACTATCGAAATTGCCCCATAA